In Methanobacterium paludis, the following proteins share a genomic window:
- a CDS encoding PqqD family protein yields the protein MENMSKSSRVVVAEDVVSCDLAGEAAILDLKEGIYYGLNPVGARIWNLLQEPTTVDEILKVLLEEYDVELEECRRDVCDLIKELSDNGLILVS from the coding sequence ATGGAAAATATGTCAAAATCTTCGAGGGTTGTTGTGGCAGAGGATGTGGTTTCATGCGATCTGGCTGGAGAAGCAGCCATCCTGGACCTTAAAGAAGGAATTTACTACGGATTGAATCCTGTGGGTGCACGGATCTGGAACCTTTTGCAGGAACCAACAACTGTTGATGAGATCCTGAAAGTTCTTTTAGAGGAGTACGATGTGGAATTAGAAGAGTGCAGAAGGGACGTCTGTGATTTAATAAAAGAGCTTTCGGATAACGGGCTGATACTGGTTAGTTAA
- a CDS encoding lasso peptide isopeptide bond-forming cyclase has translation MSAITGIFYRDGRSVDPELIKKMNNRLAHRGHDGSSTWCEGPVAFGHQMLFTTPESLHEKLPFEDEESGLVITADARIDNRAELSELLEPDDNKEVSDSLFILKAYEKWGEDCPDKLLGDFAFAIWDKNNEKLFCARDHMGVKPFYYYLSDDAFFFATEMKALFIIPEVPYKLNDVGLAFYLMVIEDSKSTFYKDIFSFAPAHSLTIDHNGHKVEEYWEIDAKSEIILDSEEEYIMAFREIFSEAVKCRLRSAFPIGFELSGGMDSSSIVSIAKKILNEDKKSNLSIKIFSIVYDEFPQSDERYYINSIINTGGIESILIFGDLISPLEQIETILWYQEQPFFTPFISTKWNVYKKMYENDVRINLGGTGGDNVISYGTNYLQELAFTFKWKKLVRELRGYANRANISFINLFFTKVFFPLIPDYIKRLRPSYNNQKPNISILNKDFAKRVKAKKYLKDIYWEPRQGIHTAKKLHHLLLNSFTDLHIMEVENKSSSAFSIESRFPFLDKRLIEFCYAIPTEMKFKFGWSRYILRVSMEKILPPKNQWRPYKAGVDPVYNRNLLFEKKRLENIIYSDNKIIKDFIDLERLQDIYRNFSHGNNSNDSLDIWLVTLIFLWMQKSDISLN, from the coding sequence ATGAGTGCGATAACAGGTATTTTTTACAGGGATGGTAGGTCAGTTGATCCAGAATTGATAAAGAAAATGAATAACAGACTTGCCCACAGGGGACATGATGGATCAAGCACATGGTGTGAAGGCCCTGTTGCCTTTGGCCACCAGATGCTCTTCACAACCCCTGAATCGTTGCATGAAAAACTACCATTTGAAGATGAAGAGTCTGGGCTGGTCATAACAGCAGATGCACGGATTGATAATAGAGCAGAACTTTCAGAACTTTTGGAACCTGATGACAATAAAGAAGTGTCTGACAGTCTGTTTATTCTCAAAGCTTATGAGAAATGGGGTGAGGACTGCCCTGATAAACTTTTAGGTGATTTTGCCTTTGCAATCTGGGACAAAAACAATGAAAAATTGTTCTGTGCCAGGGACCACATGGGTGTAAAACCATTTTACTATTACCTGTCGGATGATGCTTTTTTCTTTGCTACTGAGATGAAGGCGCTTTTCATCATTCCTGAGGTGCCTTATAAATTGAATGATGTGGGCCTTGCATTTTATTTAATGGTAATTGAAGACAGTAAATCAACGTTTTATAAGGACATTTTTAGTTTTGCACCGGCACATTCTTTAACAATAGATCATAATGGGCACAAAGTAGAAGAATATTGGGAAATTGATGCGAAATCTGAGATAATATTAGATTCGGAAGAGGAGTATATAATGGCTTTTCGTGAGATATTTTCTGAAGCTGTTAAGTGCCGTTTGAGAAGTGCATTTCCTATAGGCTTTGAACTGAGTGGGGGGATGGATTCTTCTTCAATAGTATCAATTGCAAAAAAAATTTTAAACGAGGACAAAAAATCCAATTTAAGTATAAAAATATTTTCAATAGTTTATGATGAATTTCCACAGTCTGATGAAAGATATTACATCAATAGTATAATAAACACTGGTGGAATTGAATCTATTTTAATTTTTGGTGACTTGATTAGTCCTTTGGAACAAATAGAAACTATTTTGTGGTATCAGGAACAGCCATTTTTTACTCCTTTTATATCAACCAAATGGAATGTATACAAAAAAATGTACGAAAATGATGTACGTATAAATTTGGGGGGTACCGGTGGGGATAATGTAATCTCATACGGTACTAATTACCTCCAAGAACTTGCATTTACCTTCAAATGGAAAAAATTGGTAAGAGAGCTTAGAGGATATGCAAATCGGGCTAATATAAGTTTTATTAATCTTTTTTTTACTAAAGTTTTTTTTCCATTGATTCCAGATTATATAAAGCGTTTGAGACCATCATATAATAATCAAAAACCAAATATTTCAATATTAAATAAAGACTTTGCAAAGAGAGTAAAAGCTAAGAAATATCTGAAAGATATTTATTGGGAACCTAGGCAAGGAATTCATACAGCTAAAAAACTTCACCATCTACTACTCAACTCTTTTACGGATCTTCATATTATGGAAGTAGAAAATAAATCTTCTTCAGCTTTTTCTATTGAGTCCAGATTCCCTTTTTTAGATAAAAGACTCATAGAATTTTGTTATGCAATACCCACTGAAATGAAATTTAAGTTTGGATGGAGTCGATATATATTACGTGTTTCTATGGAAAAGATATTACCTCCAAAAAATCAATGGCGTCCTTATAAAGCAGGTGTTGATCCTGTGTACAATAGAAATCTTTTGTTTGAAAAAAAACGTTTAGAAAATATTATATATTCTGATAATAAAATAATCAAAGATTTTATTGATTTGGAGAGGCTTCAGGATATCTATAGAAACTTTAGTCATGGAAATAATAGTAATGACTCATTGGACATATGGTTAGTGACATTAATCTTTTTATGGATGCAAAAGAGTGATATTTCACTAAATTAG
- a CDS encoding phosphoenolpyruvate carboxykinase (ATP) yields the protein MYCIASSININNSAVAFSGFKGYGKSTTAMAFYKEGYPVVADDYITMEFDKEVPFVSPGFPSLRLSNESRSYMGLKKSDLDPKIMPKTYVELHESFSNSKLPLKKVYILQRGKTIGVTTLKPQEAFMELVKNTFGIDMFSKSELPNNFFQCENLVKNVDVSILEIPDSIEEIHKIVRVVEDDVGYDDDVE from the coding sequence TTGTACTGCATAGCAAGTTCAATTAATATAAATAATTCTGCAGTTGCATTTTCAGGTTTTAAAGGCTATGGAAAATCCACCACTGCCATGGCATTTTATAAAGAGGGATACCCTGTGGTGGCAGATGATTACATAACCATGGAATTTGATAAGGAAGTTCCCTTTGTATCTCCAGGCTTTCCAAGCCTTAGACTCTCAAATGAATCAAGAAGTTATATGGGTTTAAAGAAATCTGATCTGGACCCGAAAATAATGCCTAAAACATATGTGGAACTTCATGAATCTTTCTCAAACAGTAAATTACCTCTAAAAAAGGTTTACATACTTCAAAGGGGTAAGACAATAGGTGTAACCACACTCAAGCCTCAAGAAGCGTTTATGGAACTTGTAAAAAACACGTTTGGAATTGATATGTTTTCAAAATCAGAACTTCCGAATAACTTCTTTCAGTGTGAAAATCTTGTAAAAAATGTTGATGTATCTATTTTAGAAATCCCTGATTCAATTGAGGAGATACATAAAATTGTGAGGGTAGTTGAGGATGATGTGGGATATGATGACGATGTTGAATAA
- a CDS encoding PAS domain S-box protein: protein MNKTRHDLEEEIIQLKKKIEDLENVNNQLIDQSSEGMRIMDTNYNILETPESTVKSGTDKYPIKPASNARIKTENIIKGHQTGIVEKFSDKREKIEELKKSESMFRLLADSCPDVIYRISIPEGRYEYVSPSSTVNCGRSPEEFYKTPLLIKEILHPDWKEEFTKKFSEMITKKSVSYIEYQIIHKSGEVVWVSQSDVVIRDENGNPVAFQGIARNVTEKKRAEEIKARFESIVEHSNDAIISKNLDGTITSWNHAAEKIYGYSKEEMLGKSNKNLIPKGHDPEISSFLDIIHDENYDTLRVRKDGKIINVSMTLSPIRNSRGKITGISIISRDITQQKKAERELKASEKRYKLLVENVPVGILHLDRNGDVIDVNPKLMDIVGSKSETYTRLINVLEFPETVVSGFSNEFRECLETGRVIKGKRSYTSAWGKESHLQYHITPLLDSENNVTSIIGTCEDITERKKVEEALLESEEKFREVFNNVSDAVFLCKLENCLPKKFIEVNDVACQKLGYTREELLKMSCKDIDDPQMEDKLPLMADKLYKNGKVSFETFQITKNGSTIPVEINAHIFKLDGMDVSVSVARDITERKKGEKLVKKSLKEKELLLMEIHHRVKNNLMVISSLLNMQSRQIKDKEVLSLLKDSQSRARSMALIHEKLYSSNLKQINFGEYIQDFTEELFKTYSTNPNVTLKMDVEDRMLDINTSIPLGLIVNELISNSLKYAFASEDKGTVTVKFHKKNDTYTLTVGDDGVGIPDNIDCLNTESLGMKLVTSLTEQLDGELKIDTTKGTCFNISFRETEFI from the coding sequence ATGAATAAAACCAGACATGATCTGGAAGAGGAAATTATTCAACTAAAGAAGAAAATTGAAGATTTAGAAAATGTGAATAACCAACTTATCGACCAGTCTTCTGAGGGTATGCGGATCATGGACACAAATTACAATATTTTAGAAACTCCAGAATCAACAGTAAAAAGTGGCACAGATAAATATCCAATAAAACCTGCATCCAACGCCAGGATCAAAACAGAAAATATTATAAAAGGCCATCAAACAGGTATCGTGGAAAAATTTTCAGATAAAAGGGAAAAAATAGAGGAATTAAAAAAAAGCGAATCAATGTTCCGTTTGCTGGCTGACAGCTGCCCCGACGTCATATACCGAATTTCCATTCCTGAAGGACGCTACGAATATGTAAGCCCCTCTTCTACAGTTAACTGCGGCCGCAGTCCTGAAGAATTTTATAAAACTCCTTTATTGATAAAAGAAATACTGCACCCCGACTGGAAGGAAGAGTTCACCAAAAAATTTTCGGAAATGATCACAAAAAAATCCGTGTCCTACATAGAGTACCAGATCATCCACAAGTCCGGGGAGGTTGTCTGGGTTTCCCAAAGTGACGTGGTTATAAGGGATGAAAATGGAAATCCTGTGGCATTTCAGGGAATTGCCAGGAACGTAACCGAGAAAAAACGGGCGGAAGAAATAAAGGCCAGATTTGAGTCCATTGTGGAACATTCCAACGACGCTATCATCTCCAAAAATCTTGATGGAACCATAACAAGTTGGAACCACGCTGCAGAGAAGATTTATGGTTACTCAAAAGAGGAAATGCTGGGCAAATCCAACAAAAACCTTATACCCAAAGGTCATGACCCGGAAATATCTTCCTTCCTGGATATCATTCACGATGAGAACTACGACACTTTAAGGGTCAGAAAAGACGGGAAAATCATCAACGTTTCCATGACTCTTTCCCCAATAAGGAACAGTCGTGGGAAGATAACAGGGATCTCAATCATATCCAGAGACATAACCCAACAGAAAAAAGCAGAAAGAGAACTTAAAGCCAGTGAAAAACGTTATAAACTCCTTGTGGAGAATGTTCCCGTTGGAATACTTCATCTCGACAGAAATGGTGATGTAATTGATGTGAACCCCAAACTCATGGATATCGTGGGCTCAAAATCTGAAACTTACACCCGCCTTATTAACGTGCTGGAATTCCCTGAAACTGTTGTATCTGGATTCTCAAACGAATTCAGGGAATGTCTGGAAACTGGTAGGGTCATTAAGGGCAAACGCAGTTACACATCTGCCTGGGGAAAAGAGTCTCATCTGCAGTACCACATCACACCACTTCTGGACTCTGAAAACAATGTTACAAGCATTATTGGAACATGTGAAGATATCACAGAACGTAAAAAGGTGGAGGAAGCTCTTCTTGAAAGTGAGGAGAAGTTCCGTGAGGTTTTTAACAACGTCAGCGATGCAGTATTCTTATGCAAACTTGAAAATTGCTTACCGAAAAAGTTCATTGAGGTAAATGATGTTGCCTGCCAAAAGTTGGGTTACACCCGGGAAGAACTGCTGAAAATGTCCTGTAAAGATATAGATGACCCTCAGATGGAGGATAAATTGCCTTTAATGGCAGATAAACTTTACAAAAATGGAAAGGTCAGTTTTGAAACTTTCCAGATAACTAAAAACGGTTCCACCATACCTGTTGAGATCAACGCTCATATCTTCAAATTGGATGGTATGGATGTTTCAGTTTCAGTGGCCCGTGATATTACAGAGAGAAAAAAGGGTGAAAAGCTGGTAAAAAAGTCCTTGAAAGAGAAGGAACTGCTTTTAATGGAGATTCACCACAGGGTTAAGAACAATCTCATGGTAATCTCAAGCCTCCTGAACATGCAGTCCCGCCAGATCAAGGACAAAGAAGTTTTGAGCCTGTTAAAAGACAGCCAGAGCCGTGCCCGTTCCATGGCACTTATCCATGAAAAGCTTTACAGTTCAAATCTTAAACAGATAAATTTCGGTGAGTACATTCAAGATTTTACAGAAGAACTCTTCAAAACCTACTCAACCAACCCAAACGTAACTCTTAAAATGGATGTGGAAGATCGGATGCTTGACATCAACACTTCCATTCCGCTGGGACTCATTGTAAACGAACTTATCTCAAACAGTCTTAAATATGCATTTGCCAGTGAAGATAAAGGTACTGTGACTGTTAAATTCCATAAAAAAAATGATACTTATACCTTAACCGTTGGGGATGATGGTGTGGGAATACCGGACAATATTGACTGCCTCAACACAGAATCACTCGGAATGAAGCTTGTGACGAGTCTGACAGAACAGTTAGATGGTGAGCTGAAAATTGACACAACAAAGGGCACATGCTTTAACATAAGTTTCAGGGAAACTGAATTCATTTAA
- a CDS encoding phosphoenolpyruvate carboxykinase (ATP) produces the protein MNVKSSIYFPELTSGKQDFDVTIHFKNEKSFYPIKSSEKQGFSKIIDTAKNIIYLLDNKPLFKVKNGQEIIVNPKSTINTDINLNFLRSLILGAGMGILLMQRGNLVLHASALNMGGGAVAFLGWCGSGKSTIVTAMNNRGYPFVTDDVLTVKIDKIDIPLAFPSFPRVKLWDDTIKHMPDDPTLFQKIHPEVQKYFYNLENSFYPNSLPLKMIYIIEDGKKNEIIPLKMQDALINVAKNSYCINTFDFDSKMKSQNFFQCANLVKNVPVKRLIRYKSLEKLEYLTQIIEEDVFNVLK, from the coding sequence TTGAATGTTAAATCGTCCATCTATTTCCCAGAATTAACATCTGGAAAACAAGATTTTGATGTAACTATCCATTTTAAGAATGAGAAATCATTTTATCCTATAAAATCTAGTGAAAAGCAGGGTTTTAGCAAAATTATCGATACTGCTAAGAACATCATTTACTTACTGGACAACAAACCTCTTTTTAAAGTTAAAAATGGGCAGGAAATAATAGTAAATCCTAAATCAACTATTAACACAGATATAAACCTCAATTTTTTAAGATCATTAATTTTAGGTGCTGGAATGGGGATATTACTCATGCAAAGGGGTAATCTAGTACTGCATGCTAGTGCCCTAAATATGGGTGGGGGGGCTGTTGCTTTCCTAGGATGGTGTGGATCTGGTAAATCAACCATAGTAACTGCAATGAATAACAGAGGTTATCCCTTTGTAACAGATGATGTTTTAACAGTTAAAATTGATAAAATTGATATTCCCCTAGCATTTCCGAGTTTTCCAAGAGTTAAACTATGGGATGATACCATTAAACATATGCCAGATGATCCCACCTTATTTCAAAAAATTCACCCCGAAGTTCAAAAATATTTTTACAATTTGGAAAATAGTTTTTATCCAAATTCCTTGCCACTTAAAATGATTTATATAATTGAAGATGGTAAAAAAAATGAAATTATCCCCTTAAAAATGCAAGATGCATTGATAAATGTGGCAAAAAATTCGTATTGCATTAATACATTTGATTTTGACAGTAAGATGAAATCTCAAAACTTTTTTCAATGTGCAAATTTAGTGAAAAATGTTCCTGTAAAACGTTTAATAAGATATAAATCACTAGAAAAACTTGAATATTTAACACAAATCATTGAAGAAGATGTTTTTAATGTATTAAAATGA
- a CDS encoding Ig-like domain-containing protein: MRKKQVMLLLFSFVFIIAICGTSAAAVTGQNTSVCSNDSVSAASNSSADPVINGTVTINEYGTVRPLQNATVTVNSMSNRTLGSATTDQNGYYSISFYSTDNQFKVTASYLGCNPVSKTVTVTLNNTNNISYGTSNLQLTPMNATLVDLGNGAYVYIKSKDSYNFAGIIHVTINGTTYDAYCIDLYTDISTGDRLLVNGALPGTTGNLSTQVDWGKVNYILSHYSGTTDTEAAAIQCAIWYFTSVQYGVYPGNDTSHSGYYQFMTYNKNNYSSATTPYDGYCRGWFGYDKSVYNRAWQIINAAVSMQYPTNITLTPETTRVSNGQSTTLTATVTDKNGNPLSGITVTFKTSKGTLSTTTGTTNSNGQVSTILSGLTNSTATVTAGVSGNYGVLLYDNPKDPKQDLVTVKFLPYILSDTSIVNFDVTANVQLNQTANSPVNVGDNVTYTVTAKNNGPNTATGIIITDAVPSGLTNVTVTPSAGTSYVNGVWTIPTLINGATATLTITGNAGTSMAGTTTTNTATRTAQNEYNSQPTTTSASVYTKMAEVKFSQTSTTPANVGDNVTYVVTVTNEGPDTATNTIITDNVPSGLTNVTVTPSAGTTYVNGVWTIPSLINGASATLTITGNAGAAMAGTITTNIATKTGETEYDPTTIGEQTTADIYTKEADVVLTQTGNYSGSTVTFVVTATNNGPDTATNINITDIIPAGLTNFTVNPSIGTYSNGIWTIPTLANGAIATLTITGNATPETTTTNTANKTSQTEYDPTPDSTTKSIYTPAVDINVLQYPWYYDSTAKAYVTSYELYNTPVFIVDVRNSKLYDDATGVIIEYIVGTGFKYIDLDTHGIGVATFDGNQTITWIIGNMPKNSDVFMTVMCQAIETGNKTTDLTNIAKLKSVNEKDMTSTYNQANVSIEVPQSADIQVNQTQQNNTQNVTYTITVTNNGPENATGVQITDKLSTGLTFTSADTHGIGTYDPTTGIWDIGTLNNGTTVTLTLNANITGTGTIKNNAAKTQQTNNDWNLDNNSQQNILIISGQYTPTCDIHVLQYPWYYDSTAKAYVTSYELYNTPVFIVDVRNSKLYDDATGVIIEYIVGTGFKYIDLDTHGIGVATFDGNQTITWIIGNMPKNSDVFMTVMCQAIETGNKTTDLTNIAKLKSVNEKDMTSTYNQANVSIEVPQSADIQVNQTQQNNTQNVTYTITVTNNGPENATGVQITDKLSTGLTFTSADTHGIGTYDPTTGIWDIGTLNNGTTVTLTLNANITGTGTIKNNAAKTQQTNNDWNLDNNSQQNILITTTT; the protein is encoded by the coding sequence TTGAGAAAAAAACAAGTAATGCTGCTTTTATTCTCGTTTGTTTTTATAATTGCAATTTGTGGAACATCTGCAGCAGCCGTAACAGGCCAAAATACAAGTGTCTGTTCAAATGATTCAGTTTCAGCAGCTTCAAACAGTAGCGCTGATCCTGTAATCAATGGAACCGTTACTATAAATGAATATGGTACAGTAAGACCTTTACAAAACGCCACAGTTACTGTAAACTCAATGAGTAACCGAACCCTTGGAAGTGCAACCACTGACCAAAATGGATATTACTCAATAAGTTTTTACAGCACGGATAATCAGTTTAAAGTGACAGCGAGCTATCTTGGATGCAACCCAGTCAGCAAAACCGTAACAGTGACCCTGAATAATACTAACAATATTTCTTACGGTACATCAAACCTTCAATTAACCCCTATGAATGCAACCTTGGTCGACCTCGGAAACGGAGCATATGTCTATATCAAGTCAAAGGACAGTTACAACTTTGCAGGGATAATCCATGTGACTATCAATGGTACCACTTACGACGCCTACTGTATTGACCTGTATACGGATATTAGTACGGGAGATCGCCTTTTAGTTAACGGGGCTCTGCCTGGAACCACTGGAAATTTATCAACCCAGGTGGACTGGGGCAAAGTCAATTACATACTAAGCCACTACAGCGGCACAACCGACACTGAAGCCGCAGCAATACAATGTGCCATCTGGTACTTTACTTCAGTACAGTACGGAGTATACCCTGGAAATGATACATCACATTCAGGATACTACCAGTTCATGACCTACAATAAAAATAATTACAGCAGTGCAACTACACCTTACGATGGATACTGCAGAGGATGGTTTGGGTATGATAAATCTGTTTATAACAGGGCCTGGCAGATTATAAATGCTGCTGTTTCCATGCAGTACCCAACTAACATTACTTTAACTCCCGAAACAACCCGCGTATCCAACGGACAAAGCACAACATTAACTGCAACAGTAACAGACAAAAATGGCAACCCCCTATCTGGGATTACTGTCACATTCAAAACCAGTAAAGGAACCCTAAGCACCACCACAGGTACAACAAACTCTAACGGTCAGGTTTCCACAATTTTATCTGGATTAACAAACAGCACCGCAACAGTTACTGCAGGGGTTAGTGGAAATTACGGAGTATTATTATACGATAATCCAAAAGATCCTAAACAAGATTTAGTTACTGTTAAATTTTTACCTTACATCCTTTCAGACACTTCTATTGTAAACTTTGATGTAACAGCCAACGTTCAACTCAACCAAACAGCAAACTCACCTGTGAACGTTGGAGACAATGTAACTTATACCGTAACAGCTAAAAATAACGGACCAAACACTGCTACAGGTATAATTATTACTGATGCTGTGCCATCCGGATTAACAAACGTCACTGTAACACCATCAGCAGGAACCAGTTATGTAAATGGTGTGTGGACCATACCGACACTCATAAACGGAGCCACCGCAACCCTAACAATAACCGGAAACGCTGGAACAAGCATGGCAGGAACAACCACAACCAACACAGCAACCAGAACAGCACAAAATGAATACAACTCACAACCAACCACAACTTCAGCAAGTGTGTACACTAAAATGGCAGAAGTTAAATTCAGCCAGACTTCAACCACACCAGCAAATGTTGGAGATAACGTAACTTACGTGGTTACAGTAACCAATGAAGGACCAGACACAGCCACCAACACAATTATAACTGATAATGTGCCATCAGGACTGACAAACGTCACTGTAACACCATCAGCAGGGACCACATATGTCAATGGAGTTTGGACCATACCCTCACTAATAAACGGAGCCTCAGCAACCCTAACAATAACCGGAAACGCTGGAGCGGCCATGGCAGGAACAATCACAACCAACATTGCCACTAAAACTGGAGAAACAGAATACGACCCAACCACAATTGGTGAACAAACTACTGCAGATATTTATACTAAAGAAGCTGACGTGGTACTTACACAAACCGGAAATTATTCAGGTAGCACCGTAACGTTCGTTGTAACTGCAACCAACAACGGACCAGACACAGCCACCAACATAAACATAACTGATATAATACCTGCAGGGTTGACAAACTTTACTGTAAATCCAAGCATTGGAACTTACAGCAACGGAATATGGACCATACCAACACTTGCAAACGGAGCCATTGCAACCTTAACAATAACCGGAAATGCCACACCTGAGACAACCACAACCAACACAGCTAACAAAACCAGCCAGACAGAGTATGACCCTACACCTGACAGCACCACCAAGAGCATATACACTCCTGCTGTGGATATTAATGTGTTGCAGTATCCTTGGTATTATGACAGCACTGCAAAAGCATATGTTACAAGCTATGAACTGTATAACACTCCAGTATTCATTGTAGATGTTAGGAACTCTAAACTATATGATGATGCCACAGGCGTAATAATAGAATACATTGTTGGAACTGGTTTCAAATACATCGATCTCGACACCCACGGTATAGGAGTAGCCACATTTGACGGAAACCAAACTATAACATGGATCATTGGCAACATGCCAAAAAATAGTGACGTATTCATGACCGTCATGTGCCAAGCTATTGAAACAGGCAACAAAACAACGGATTTAACTAATATAGCTAAACTAAAAAGCGTGAATGAAAAAGATATGACCAGCACATATAACCAAGCTAACGTATCCATAGAAGTGCCACAATCCGCAGACATTCAAGTAAACCAAACGCAACAAAACAACACTCAAAACGTAACATATACCATAACCGTAACTAACAATGGACCCGAAAACGCCACAGGAGTACAAATAACAGACAAACTATCTACCGGATTAACATTCACATCAGCAGACACACACGGAATAGGAACCTACGACCCAACAACAGGAATATGGGACATAGGAACACTCAACAATGGAACAACAGTAACATTAACCTTAAATGCCAACATAACAGGAACCGGAACCATCAAAAACAACGCCGCAAAAACACAACAAACAAATAACGATTGGAACTTAGACAACAACTCACAACAAAACATCCTAATTATATCTGGACAATACACCCCAACTTGTGATATTCATGTGTTGCAGTATCCTTGGTATTATGACAGCACTGCAAAAGCATATGTTACAAGCTATGAACTGTATAACACTCCAGTATTCATTGTAGATGTTAGGAACTCTAAACTATATGATGATGCCACAGGCGTAATAATAGAATACATTGTTGGAACTGGTTTCAAATACATCGATCTCGACACCCACGGTATAGGAGTAGCCACATTTGACGGAAACCAAACTATAACATGGATCATTGGCAACATGCCAAAAAATAGTGACGTATTCATGACCGTCATGTGCCAAGCTATTGAAACAGGCAACAAAACAACGGATTTAACTAATATAGCTAAACTAAAAAGCGTGAATGAAAAAGATATGACCAGCACATATAACCAAGCTAACGTATCCATAGAAGTGCCACAATCCGCAGACATTCAAGTAAACCAAACGCAACAAAACAACACTCAAAACGTAACATATACCATAACCGTAACTAACAATGGACCCGAAAACGCCACAGGAGTACAAATAACAGACAAACTATCTACCGGATTAACATTCACATCAGCAGACACACACGGAATAGGAACCTACGACCCAACAACAGGAATATGGGACATAGGAACACTCAACAATGGAACAACAGTAACATTAACCTTAAATGCCAACATAACAGGAACCGGAACCATCAAAAACAACGCCGCAAAAACACAACAAACAAATAACGATTGGAACTTAGACAACAACTCACAACAAAACATCCTAATTACTACAACAACTTAA
- a CDS encoding lasso peptide biosynthesis B2 protein gives MGKINTFMRLPFRRKTLLMKSLCLIVLIRLMLYLLPFSTVRKFSARISGQKGNSDLVDLLWAVNVAGEYVPRSTCLSKAMAAQILLSRHNYPSQLKIGVIKEDEFEAHAWVEIEDEVVVGESKRDYVPILDLDVEQ, from the coding sequence ATGGGCAAAATCAACACTTTCATGCGGCTCCCCTTTCGTAGGAAAACTTTACTGATGAAAAGTCTATGTTTAATCGTTTTAATCCGTTTAATGTTATATTTACTTCCTTTTTCCACGGTTCGGAAGTTTTCAGCCAGGATTTCAGGACAGAAGGGGAATAGTGATTTGGTTGATCTGCTGTGGGCTGTGAATGTTGCAGGGGAGTATGTGCCCAGATCAACATGCCTTTCAAAGGCCATGGCTGCACAGATACTCCTTTCAAGGCATAACTATCCTTCTCAACTGAAAATTGGGGTGATTAAAGAGGATGAATTTGAAGCCCACGCATGGGTGGAAATTGAGGATGAAGTGGTTGTTGGTGAATCGAAACGTGATTACGTCCCTATTTTAGATCTGGATGTGGAACAATGA